In Arvicola amphibius chromosome 1, mArvAmp1.2, whole genome shotgun sequence, one DNA window encodes the following:
- the Afm gene encoding afamin isoform X2, with product MLAKVMTAYRDRCLADGTLPECSKTANEVIQDMICAAEGLPQKYNCSHCCGKTSGARSLCFLYNKRANTSFLPPFPTLDPEEKCQAYKNNSGSFLNLYMYEVARRNPFVFSPVLLTVAARFEEAAATCCEEQEKATCFQAKATPITQYLKASASYQRNVCGALRKFGPKVLNSINTAAFSKKFPKIGFKDLTSILEDVSSMYDGCCEGDVVQCVRSQSQVMKHICSKQDFISSKIKECCGKKITEREACVINTNKEEKPDDLSTRDLRFTNDENICQEQDSNKDSFFTEFLHEYSRRHTDFSTAELLRIAKVYKNLLEDCCSRENPASCYRDAEHKFNETTKKSFAMVQQECKHFQELDKDALKLHYLVKFTKVAPQLSEEELISLSEGMVAALTTCCTLSDEFSCVDDLAELVLGDLCGVNENRTINPAVDHCCRADFAFRRQCFFHLEADTTYALPSVSALIPALRADWCQAHKEDEDLQSKKHRFIINLVKWMPEITAEERLCVFTKFSAAWERCSDVQEPEACFRPEGSNIGNESGAANKKR from the exons ATGCTGGCGAAAGTCATGACGGCTTACAGGGATAGGTGCTTGGCTGATGGGACACTTCCAGAGTGTTCAAAAACAGCA aatgAGGTCATCCAGGACATGATTTGTGCTGCAGAAGGACTGCCACAGAAGTACAACTGTTCTCACTGCTGCGGTAAAACTAGCGGTGCAAGGAGCCTCTGTTTCCTCTACAACAAGAGAGCGAACACAAGctttctgccccctttccctACTCTGGATCCAGAAGAGAAATGCCAAGCTTACAAAAACAACAGTGGATCTTTTCTGAATCT CTATATGTATGAGGTTGCCAGGAGAAACCCCTTTGTCTTCTCCCCTGTTCTTCTAACTGTGGCTGCTCGGTTTGAGGAGGCGGCGGCCACGTGTTGTGAGGAGCAAGAGAAAGCCACCTGCTTTCAGGCCAAG gCAACTCCTATCACACAATATTTAAAAGCATCCGCTTCTTACCAAAGAAATGTTTGTGGAGCCCTTAGAAAATTTGGACCCAAAGTCTTAAACTCTAT AAACACTGCTGCATTCAGTAAAAAATTCCCCAAGATTGGATTTAAGGACCTTACTTCTATCTTAGAAGATGTTTCTTCCATGTATGATGGGTGCTGTGAAGGGGATGTTGTGCAGTGTGTCCGAAGCCAG AGCCAGGTGATGAAACATATTTGTTCAAAACAAGATTTCATCTCGAGTAAAATCAAAGAGTGCTgtggaaagaaaataacagaacGTGAAGCCTGTGTCATTAAcacaaataaagaagagaaaccaGATGACTTATCTACCAGAGATCTCAGATTTACTAATGATGAAAATATATGTCAAGAACAAGATTCTAACAAGGACAGCTTCTTTACTGA GTTTCTTCATGAATACTCCAGGAGACATACTGACTTTTCTACAGCAGAGCTTCTAAGAATTGCTAAAGTGTACAAGAATCTCCTGGAAGATTGCTGCAGCAGAGAAAACCCAGCAAGTTGCTACCGGGATGCG GAGCATAAATTCAATGAGACGACTAAGAAAAGCTTTGCAATGGTTCAACAAGAATGCAAACACTTCCAGGAGCTGGATAAGGACGCCTTGAAACTCCA ttaCCTTGTCAAGTTCACCAAGGTAGCTCCCCAGCTCTCCGAGGAAGAACTGATCTCCCTCAGTGAGGGAATGGTGGCAGCGTTGACAACCTGCTGCACCCTGAGTGATGAGTTTTCTTGCGTTGATGACTTG GCAGAATTAGTTCTCGGAGATTTATGTGGCGTCAATGAAAATCGAACTATCAATCCCGCTGTGGACCACTGCTGCAGAGCTGACTTCGCCTTCAGAAGGCAGTGCTTTTTCCATCTGGAAGCAGACACCACCTATGCGCTCCCATCCGTCTCTGCGCTTATACCAGCTTTGCGTGCAGACTGGTGTCAAGCTCACAAGGAGGACGAGGACCTTCAGAGTAAGAAACACAG GTTTATCATCAACTTAGTGAAGTGGATGCCAGAGATCACGGCTGAGGAGcgtctgtgtgtgttcacaaagTTCAGTGCCGCCTGGGAGAGGTGCAGCGACGTGCAGGAGCCTGAAGCCTGCTTCCGTCCAGAG gGCTCAAATATTGGTAACGAAAGTGGAGCTgctaataaaaaaagataa
- the Afm gene encoding afamin isoform X1, which translates to MKHIKFIGFIFFLFSLTESLVLPTKPQDVATQKFIEENTAYLTIIAVAQYVQEASFDEVEMLAKVMTAYRDRCLADGTLPECSKTANEVIQDMICAAEGLPQKYNCSHCCGKTSGARSLCFLYNKRANTSFLPPFPTLDPEEKCQAYKNNSGSFLNLYMYEVARRNPFVFSPVLLTVAARFEEAAATCCEEQEKATCFQAKATPITQYLKASASYQRNVCGALRKFGPKVLNSINTAAFSKKFPKIGFKDLTSILEDVSSMYDGCCEGDVVQCVRSQSQVMKHICSKQDFISSKIKECCGKKITEREACVINTNKEEKPDDLSTRDLRFTNDENICQEQDSNKDSFFTEFLHEYSRRHTDFSTAELLRIAKVYKNLLEDCCSRENPASCYRDAEHKFNETTKKSFAMVQQECKHFQELDKDALKLHYLVKFTKVAPQLSEEELISLSEGMVAALTTCCTLSDEFSCVDDLAELVLGDLCGVNENRTINPAVDHCCRADFAFRRQCFFHLEADTTYALPSVSALIPALRADWCQAHKEDEDLQSKKHRFIINLVKWMPEITAEERLCVFTKFSAAWERCSDVQEPEACFRPEGSNIGNESGAANKKR; encoded by the exons GACCATCATTGCAGTTGCTCAGTATGTACAGGAAGCATCCTTTGATGAGGTGGAGATGCTGGCGAAAGTCATGACGGCTTACAGGGATAGGTGCTTGGCTGATGGGACACTTCCAGAGTGTTCAAAAACAGCA aatgAGGTCATCCAGGACATGATTTGTGCTGCAGAAGGACTGCCACAGAAGTACAACTGTTCTCACTGCTGCGGTAAAACTAGCGGTGCAAGGAGCCTCTGTTTCCTCTACAACAAGAGAGCGAACACAAGctttctgccccctttccctACTCTGGATCCAGAAGAGAAATGCCAAGCTTACAAAAACAACAGTGGATCTTTTCTGAATCT CTATATGTATGAGGTTGCCAGGAGAAACCCCTTTGTCTTCTCCCCTGTTCTTCTAACTGTGGCTGCTCGGTTTGAGGAGGCGGCGGCCACGTGTTGTGAGGAGCAAGAGAAAGCCACCTGCTTTCAGGCCAAG gCAACTCCTATCACACAATATTTAAAAGCATCCGCTTCTTACCAAAGAAATGTTTGTGGAGCCCTTAGAAAATTTGGACCCAAAGTCTTAAACTCTAT AAACACTGCTGCATTCAGTAAAAAATTCCCCAAGATTGGATTTAAGGACCTTACTTCTATCTTAGAAGATGTTTCTTCCATGTATGATGGGTGCTGTGAAGGGGATGTTGTGCAGTGTGTCCGAAGCCAG AGCCAGGTGATGAAACATATTTGTTCAAAACAAGATTTCATCTCGAGTAAAATCAAAGAGTGCTgtggaaagaaaataacagaacGTGAAGCCTGTGTCATTAAcacaaataaagaagagaaaccaGATGACTTATCTACCAGAGATCTCAGATTTACTAATGATGAAAATATATGTCAAGAACAAGATTCTAACAAGGACAGCTTCTTTACTGA GTTTCTTCATGAATACTCCAGGAGACATACTGACTTTTCTACAGCAGAGCTTCTAAGAATTGCTAAAGTGTACAAGAATCTCCTGGAAGATTGCTGCAGCAGAGAAAACCCAGCAAGTTGCTACCGGGATGCG GAGCATAAATTCAATGAGACGACTAAGAAAAGCTTTGCAATGGTTCAACAAGAATGCAAACACTTCCAGGAGCTGGATAAGGACGCCTTGAAACTCCA ttaCCTTGTCAAGTTCACCAAGGTAGCTCCCCAGCTCTCCGAGGAAGAACTGATCTCCCTCAGTGAGGGAATGGTGGCAGCGTTGACAACCTGCTGCACCCTGAGTGATGAGTTTTCTTGCGTTGATGACTTG GCAGAATTAGTTCTCGGAGATTTATGTGGCGTCAATGAAAATCGAACTATCAATCCCGCTGTGGACCACTGCTGCAGAGCTGACTTCGCCTTCAGAAGGCAGTGCTTTTTCCATCTGGAAGCAGACACCACCTATGCGCTCCCATCCGTCTCTGCGCTTATACCAGCTTTGCGTGCAGACTGGTGTCAAGCTCACAAGGAGGACGAGGACCTTCAGAGTAAGAAACACAG GTTTATCATCAACTTAGTGAAGTGGATGCCAGAGATCACGGCTGAGGAGcgtctgtgtgtgttcacaaagTTCAGTGCCGCCTGGGAGAGGTGCAGCGACGTGCAGGAGCCTGAAGCCTGCTTCCGTCCAGAG gGCTCAAATATTGGTAACGAAAGTGGAGCTgctaataaaaaaagataa